From the genome of Brevundimonas sp. NIBR11:
CACCGCCAGCAGCGCCTCAGGCCCCGGCGGTCTGGCGACCTATACGACCGACGCCGACCCGGACGCCGTCATCGCCTTCCACCGCGCCCGCGCCGAGGCCGCCGGTCTGTCCTCCTCCATGGCCATGAACCAGGGCGACGCCCGCGCCTATGGCGCCACCAGCGCCGACGGCGACGCCAATCTTCAGGTCGTGGCCTCCGCGACCGAGGCCGGGCCGACCTCGGTGCAGATCAGCTGGAGCGCCGGCAGATGATGCGGGCCCACCTGGTCGCGGCCGCCATCTGCACCGTCGCCGGTCCGGTCGCCGCCCAGGACGCCCCGGCTTCCTATCTGGACCCCGCCGTCATTCAGGCTCTCGCCGACGCCGTCCCGCCAGCCCCCGCCGCCGGCTCGACCCAGGATCTGGCGGACATCGCCGCCTCAGACCGGCTGCGCGCGCTGGAGAATACCGATCGCTGGATGCTGGCCACCCGCCACGCCGAACTGCGTCCGGCCCTGGCCCTCGCTCACTTCGACTGCGCCCTGGGCTTCCGCGTGAGCGCAGAGTATGCGCCACGCCTGGTCTCGATCCTCGAGCGCGTCCTGCACGACGCCAACGAGGCGGCCGAGCTGGCCAAGGCCCGCGCCTTCCGCCCGCGCCCCGTCGGCGCCGACCTCGAACGGCCCGCCTGCCAGGTCGTGTCCGCGGCCGGTCGCGCCAGCCCCTCCTACCCATCGGGCAGCGCCACGGTCGGCGCGGCCTATGGCGAGGTGATCGCCGCTCTGGCCCCCGAACACGCCGCAGACGCGACCCGCATCGGCCACGAGATCGGGGTCAGCCGCCTGGTCTGCGCCATGCACTACGCCTCCGACGTCGCCGAGGGCGAGGCGCTGGGCAAGGCGGCTTTCCAGCGGATCGCCGCGACGCCGGCCTTCCAGGCCGACGCCGTCGCCGCCCGCGAGGAGATCGCCCGCGCCCGCACCGCCGCCCTGACCAGCCCCGCCTGCGCCGCCGAGCGCGCCGCTTTGGCCGCGCCCCTGCCCTGAGGCTATGCTCACGACCCTGGCCCTGCTGAGCCTTCTGGCTTCGGAGCCGACCGTCGCCCGCGCGTGCTCGTCCGCCGAGGTCGCGGCCCTGACCGCGCCCGCGGCGCGCGACGCGCCACCTGTCCGCCTGACCTGTTTCGCTGCGTTGCCCGCCGGACGATCGGTGACGCGTCACCTAGTGTTCGAAGGCGCCGAGGCGTCTGGCGCCGGGATCGACTGTAACGACGGGTCCATCGGCACACCGGGGGAAGCCAGCACCACGGGCGACCCGACCGTCGCCGTCTGGTCCCGTCGGGACGGCCAACGCTGGAGCGTCCCCCGGGACGTTCGCCTCGCTCGCTGCACGATCCACGGCAACCTGCGGGCCTGGGGTCTTGGGCGAAACGATATCGACGGGCTTCGCGCCTCGTCCCGCATGGCCGATCACACACGCAGAACCCAAGCCGCGGCCCCGTCGGGCCTGACGCTGGAAAACGTGACCTTCATCGCCACAGGGTCGATCCCCCTCTACATCGGCCCCGGCGTCACCGGCTTCAGGATGACCGGCGGAGGCTTCCGGGGCCGATCGGTGTCGACCGCCATCTATCTGGACGCGGAGAGCGCCGGCGCCGTGATCCGAAACGTCTCGTTCAACATCCGCACCGACCGCGAACAGATCGCCATCGATGGCTCGGCTCGCAACCGCATCGAGGCCAATCGCTTCGAGCTCGGCGGACGGGGCGGCGTCTTCCTGTATCGCAACTGCGGCGAGGACGGCGTCATCCGGCACCAGACACCGTCCGGCAACACGATCAGCGGCAACCGCTTCGAGGGCGCGGCTCTGATCCGCCCACAGACGGTCGTGGTCGGCTCACGCGAAGGACGCCGCCGCTACTGTGGCGACGACGCCGGCTATCCCTTCGGCTCCAGCGAGGACGACGGCGATCACGCCACGGGCAATATCGTTCGCGATAACGCCACGCGCCGCAGAGGCCTGTTCGACTGAAGCGTCAGGCGGGACGCGGCGCGGTCAGCGCCCCATAGAGATCGGTCCTCCGATCACGGAAGAATCCCCAGGCGGCCCGGTACTGGGCGATGTGGTCAAGGTCGAAGGTGTGGATCAGAACGCCCTCTTCCTCGCCCTCAAACCGCTCGACGAGGTCGCCGCGGTGATCCGAAATGAAGGACTGGCCGTAGAAGGTCTGGCCGGCCTCCGTCACCTGTTCAAGACCGATCCGGTTGGCGCCCACGACGGGCACGGCGTTGGACACCGCATGGCCCTGCATCGCGCGCCGCCACGGCTCAGCCGTGTGCAACTCCGCGTCCTGCGGCTCCGACCCGATCGCGGTCGGATAGAACAGCACCTCTGCGCCCTGCAGCATCATTGCCCGCGCCGCCTCCGGATACCACTGGTCCCAACATATGCCGACGCCGACCCGGCCGAAGCGCGTGTCCCACACCTTGAAGCCCGTATCTCCCGGACGGAAATAGTATTTTTCCTGATAGCCGGGGCCGTCGGGGATGTGGCTCTTGCGATAGAGGCCCAGCGGCGATCCGTCGGCGTCCAGCATCACCATCGAGTTGAAATAGTGCGGCCCTTCACGCTCGAAGATCGAGACGGGAATGGCGACGCCCAGTTCCTTGGCGACATCGGCCATGGCGATCACGGCCGGATGCTCGCGCCACAGATAGGCCGTGGAGAACCAGTGCTCTTCCTGCGTGACGCAGAAATACGGCCCCTGGAACAGCTCGGACGGCAGGATCACCTGCGCCCCCTTCGACGCCGCCTCGCGCACCAGATCGGCTGTCTTCCTTATGTTCGCCTCCATGTCCTCGCCGTAGGAGGTCTGGAGAGCGGCGACCGAGATGTTTCGGGCCATCAGGCGGGCTCCTGCTGGGAGATGCAGTGGAAGGATCCGCCGCCGGTCAGGATGTTGACCGACGGCGACAGGATGATCTCGTGGTTCGGGAAGGCCTTGGCCAGCGCCCCACGGGCTGCCTCGCCGGCTTCTACGTTGCCATAGGTCGGCACGACGACCGCGCCGTTCGCGATCAGGAAATTCATGTGGCTGGCCGGCACGGGCTCGCCATCCTCGTTCTCGATACGCCCCGGCGACGGTATTCGCACCACTTCGAAGCCCGCCGCGGCCAGATCGGCCGCGCAGGCGTTGTAAACGTCCGTGTTCGGATCATCGACCCCGAAGCCGATCGGACAGGCCACGACACCCGGCGCGACGAACCGCGCCAGGTTGTCGACGTGGCCGTCGGTGTGGTCGTTCAGCAGCCCGTCGCCGAGCCAGACCACCCGCGTCGCGCCCAGAGCCTCGCCCAGCACGGCCGAGGCCTTCTCCTCGGTCCAATCGGCGTTGCGGTTCGGGTTCAACAGGCACTGGCGCGTGGTCAGGATCGTCCCCGCCCCGTCGTGGTCCAGCGAGCCGCCTTCCAGGATGGCGTCGATGCGGCTCAGAGCTACGCACGACTGTTCGCCGATCTGGGTCGCGACCGTGTCGTCGAACTCGTACTCGTACTTGCCGCCCCAGCCGTTGAAGCGGAAGGCCGTCGCCGTCTTCGAGCCTTCACCGAAGATCGGTCCGGTGTCCCTCAGCCAGATGTCGCCGAACAGGCCCGGCACGACGGTGACGCCGGCCACGCCCTCGAAGCGCGACTGGGCGCCGGCCAGGGCTTCCGTGCTGCCGACCATAAGCTTGACCTGTTCGCGACCCGGCCCGGCCAGGGCGCGCACCAGGGCCTCGACCTCTCCTTGAGTCTCCTCGAGATTGTCGACCCACAGGTCCCGATGGCTGGGCCAGCCGATCCACATTGCCCGGTGCGGCGCCCATTCGGCGGGGATCGGTGGGACGGCCATAAACTGAGCACTTCCTTCGAGAACGACGCGGGCTTCGAGAACGACGCGAGACCGCGCCAGATAGCGACCCCCTCCCCCCACTTCAATGCCACGGGGTTGCGGCGGGTCCAGGACAAAGAAAAAGGGCGGCCCCGCGAAGGGCCGCCCTGATCCGTTTCAGCCTGGAGCCGGTTCTTAGAACTTGGTGCCCAGGGTCAGCATCATCGTGCGCGGCGAGCCGAGCGAGAAGGTGCGGACCTGACCCGTGCGGATCACGACAGCGGCGGTCGGATCGACGTCGATATTCGTGGCGTTGTTACCCGACGAGATCGAGGCCGGGTATTCCTCGTCGAACAGGTTCGAGACGTTGAACTGAACGTAGGCGCCGCGGATGCCGAAGGTGTCGGTCAGGTCGTAGCGGCTGTCGAAGTCGACGACCGTGTAGGACGGGGCGACTTCGTCGTTGACGTCCGTAGTGAAACGTTCGTCCACCCACTTGCCCTGCAGACCCACCGACCACTTGTCAGTCACGTCCCAGTTGCCGCGCAGGTTGAAGGTCCACTCCGGCGTCTCGACGATCGTCTTGCCCTTGGTCGGCAGGAAGGTGGTCGAGGTCAGGGCCAGATCGTCCTGCACTTCCGACTTGTTGTACGAGGCGGCGGCGTAGAGGGCGAAGGTGTCCGTGACCAGCCACTCGAGCGAACCGTCGAAGCCCTGCTGCTCGACCGGACCCAGGTTACGGTCGGTCGAGAAGTTGAAGGTCGGCGAGTTCGGATCGTTGTCGAACGACGAGACGATGCGGTTGTCGTAGTTGATGTACCAGATCGCGGCCGAGGCGATGAAGCGCGACGAGGTGTAGCGGTAGCCCAGGTCGTAGGAGTCCGTCGTCTCCGGCTGAACGGCCGTGAAGATCAGGTTGCCGGCGGTGTCGCGGAACGGCTGGTACAGGTTATCCGTACGCGGCACCGAGATGCCCTGGGCGAACGCGGCGTAGACCGAGTGATTGTCCAGGAAGCGGTAGCTGGCGCCGATGTTCGGCAGAACCTTGTCGTACTTCAGTTCGACCGCGTACGGACGGATGTACTGGGTCGTGCCGGTCGAGGCGAAGGTCACGTTGCCGTTGGCCAGGGTCGAGGCGACGGCCTCGGTGGTGCAACGCACGTTCGACGACGCCGACTGCGAGAAGCAGAACTGGTTCAGTTCACGCGTGAAGAACGGGGCGCGGACACCCAGGGTGACCGACAGGGCGTCGTCGAAGAACTGGCCGCGATATTCGGCCGAGATCTGGTTCAGCAGGGCGATCGAGAAGCGGTCGCGGGTCCGCAGATAGGAACCGTCACGGCCGAAGACGCGGAGGTCTTCGTTGCCCCAGGTGTTTTCGCCGGCGAACACTTCGGGCACGGAGCCGTCGGCGTTGTAGCGTGTGGCTTCACCGGTCTGACGGTGACGGCCGTAGTCGTTGGTGTACGACACGCGGACACGGTGATCGTCGTTGATGTCCCAGATCAGCGAGGACAGGACGCCGTAGCGACGGGTGTTGGTGTTCGACGGGGTGTACAGGGCGACGTTGTCGCAGCTGTCGCCATCGCCGTTCAGGTCGACGCCGGTGGTGCGGATCGCCGCGGCGACGCACTGGGCGGCCGTGGTGACCGTGGCGTTGTTCGTCGTGTTCTGGTCCAGACGATCGTCACGCTCGCTGGTCAGGGTGAAGCCGCCGCCGTTGGCGATCGTGTACTGGAAGTACGGATCGACGGTCAGGCGCAGGCTGTCGGTCAGACCATAGCTGAACTGGCCGCGGATGTTGCCCGTGTTCGACGGGTTGATCCGGGTGCGGCTGTCGTTGGTGCAGCTGGTGTTGTTCAGAACCCCGCCGAAATAGGTGAAGGCGGTGGATTGGTTCGATTCGTTCTGCACCGTGCCGTCGACCGGGGTCGGGCGGAAGCACGCGATGTCGTTCTCGGGCTTCAGGCCCAGGGCGAACTGCGCCAGGTTGACGAAGTTGTTGTACGAGGCGTTGCGGTTCTCGTTCCAGTGGAAGGCGAGGCTGGCGAAATCGCCGTCACCCAGGTCCTGGAAGATGCGGCCGTTGTACTGCTTCTTCTCCAGCTCGCCCGGACCCTTCCACTTGTCATACTTGGTGTACGAACCGGTGATGAAGGCGGTCGTGCCCCACGGGCCGAACTCGCCCGTGTCGAAGCGGCCGAAGACGCGGCCGTAGGAGAAGCTGCCGATCGTCGCGTTGATCTGGGCGCCCATCTCGTCCAGCGGACGCGAGGTTTGGTAGGCGATCGTGCCGCCGTTGGCCGCAGCGGTCGGGCTGTCGACGTCGGTCGAGCCTTGGTTGACCGAGGCGCGCTCGATGATTTCCGAATCGACCTGCTGGTTGGTGTAGGCGGCGTAGTTGCCGGTGTCGTTCAGCGGGATGCCGTCGAACGTCAGCGAGACGCGGTTGCCATCGAAGCCGCGCAGGCGGATGTTGCCGCCCGAGTTGCCGTAGGGGTCGTTGTTGGTGAAGTTCAGGCCCGGGACGTTGTTCAGGATCTGGACGATCGACTGACCGGCCTGCTGGCGGCCGATGTACTCTTGCGTGATCGTCGAACGGGTCTTGTCGAC
Proteins encoded in this window:
- a CDS encoding right-handed parallel beta-helix repeat-containing protein, with protein sequence MLTTLALLSLLASEPTVARACSSAEVAALTAPAARDAPPVRLTCFAALPAGRSVTRHLVFEGAEASGAGIDCNDGSIGTPGEASTTGDPTVAVWSRRDGQRWSVPRDVRLARCTIHGNLRAWGLGRNDIDGLRASSRMADHTRRTQAAAPSGLTLENVTFIATGSIPLYIGPGVTGFRMTGGGFRGRSVSTAIYLDAESAGAVIRNVSFNIRTDREQIAIDGSARNRIEANRFELGGRGGVFLYRNCGEDGVIRHQTPSGNTISGNRFEGAALIRPQTVVVGSREGRRRYCGDDAGYPFGSSEDDGDHATGNIVRDNATRRRGLFD
- a CDS encoding phosphatase PAP2 family protein, with amino-acid sequence MMRAHLVAAAICTVAGPVAAQDAPASYLDPAVIQALADAVPPAPAAGSTQDLADIAASDRLRALENTDRWMLATRHAELRPALALAHFDCALGFRVSAEYAPRLVSILERVLHDANEAAELAKARAFRPRPVGADLERPACQVVSAAGRASPSYPSGSATVGAAYGEVIAALAPEHAADATRIGHEIGVSRLVCAMHYASDVAEGEALGKAAFQRIAATPAFQADAVAAREEIARARTAALTSPACAAERAALAAPLP
- a CDS encoding TonB-dependent receptor — protein: MNIRTRALWATTALVGGILVAGAASAQSSGTDTAEGTVIDEVVVTGQRGPRTILGAAVAQTVDKTRSTITQEYIGRQQAGQSIVQILNNVPGLNFTNNDPYGNSGGNIRLRGFDGNRVSLTFDGIPLNDTGNYAAYTNQQVDSEIIERASVNQGSTDVDSPTAAANGGTIAYQTSRPLDEMGAQINATIGSFSYGRVFGRFDTGEFGPWGTTAFITGSYTKYDKWKGPGELEKKQYNGRIFQDLGDGDFASLAFHWNENRNASYNNFVNLAQFALGLKPENDIACFRPTPVDGTVQNESNQSTAFTYFGGVLNNTSCTNDSRTRINPSNTGNIRGQFSYGLTDSLRLTVDPYFQYTIANGGGFTLTSERDDRLDQNTTNNATVTTAAQCVAAAIRTTGVDLNGDGDSCDNVALYTPSNTNTRRYGVLSSLIWDINDDHRVRVSYTNDYGRHRQTGEATRYNADGSVPEVFAGENTWGNEDLRVFGRDGSYLRTRDRFSIALLNQISAEYRGQFFDDALSVTLGVRAPFFTRELNQFCFSQSASSNVRCTTEAVASTLANGNVTFASTGTTQYIRPYAVELKYDKVLPNIGASYRFLDNHSVYAAFAQGISVPRTDNLYQPFRDTAGNLIFTAVQPETTDSYDLGYRYTSSRFIASAAIWYINYDNRIVSSFDNDPNSPTFNFSTDRNLGPVEQQGFDGSLEWLVTDTFALYAAASYNKSEVQDDLALTSTTFLPTKGKTIVETPEWTFNLRGNWDVTDKWSVGLQGKWVDERFTTDVNDEVAPSYTVVDFDSRYDLTDTFGIRGAYVQFNVSNLFDEEYPASISSGNNATNIDVDPTAAVVIRTGQVRTFSLGSPRTMMLTLGTKF
- the aguB gene encoding N-carbamoylputrescine amidase → MARNISVAALQTSYGEDMEANIRKTADLVREAASKGAQVILPSELFQGPYFCVTQEEHWFSTAYLWREHPAVIAMADVAKELGVAIPVSIFEREGPHYFNSMVMLDADGSPLGLYRKSHIPDGPGYQEKYYFRPGDTGFKVWDTRFGRVGVGICWDQWYPEAARAMMLQGAEVLFYPTAIGSEPQDAELHTAEPWRRAMQGHAVSNAVPVVGANRIGLEQVTEAGQTFYGQSFISDHRGDLVERFEGEEEGVLIHTFDLDHIAQYRAAWGFFRDRRTDLYGALTAPRPA
- a CDS encoding agmatine deiminase family protein; translated protein: MAVPPIPAEWAPHRAMWIGWPSHRDLWVDNLEETQGEVEALVRALAGPGREQVKLMVGSTEALAGAQSRFEGVAGVTVVPGLFGDIWLRDTGPIFGEGSKTATAFRFNGWGGKYEYEFDDTVATQIGEQSCVALSRIDAILEGGSLDHDGAGTILTTRQCLLNPNRNADWTEEKASAVLGEALGATRVVWLGDGLLNDHTDGHVDNLARFVAPGVVACPIGFGVDDPNTDVYNACAADLAAAGFEVVRIPSPGRIENEDGEPVPASHMNFLIANGAVVVPTYGNVEAGEAARGALAKAFPNHEIILSPSVNILTGGGSFHCISQQEPA